CCAGCGCGTCGCCGGACTCGAATCCGATGGCAGCCCCAGCCCGACGGCTCAGCCCTCCAAGTTCTACTGAGTTCAAGCGACCGCGCGCGACCGCCCCGTCTCAACCGTGGAGACGGGGCGGAGGGCACTAAGACGTCATCTCATTTGGTGAGTCGGTGGTAGCAGATGAGGGTGCAGGCGATGCTGGTGAAGGCCAGGAAGTGGCTGGCTTTGCGTTCGTAGCGGCGGTGCAGTCGGCGGTATCCGGCGAGCCAGGCCATGGTCCGTTCGATCGTCCAGCGGTGACGGCCGAGCCGCTCGGAAGACTCGATGCCTTTACGGGCGATGCGGTGCCGGATGCCGCGTGTGCGTAACCATCGGCGCAGGTGGTTGTAGTCGTAGCCCTTGTCGGCGTGCAGCTTGGCCGGACGTCGCCGGCGCGGTCCGCGACGGGAGCGGATGGGCGGGATTCCCCGCACGAGCGGTTCGAGTGCCTGGCTGTCGTGCAGATTCGCGCCGGAGATCCCTACAGAAAGGGGCAGTCCGGTGCGCTCGGTGATCAAGTGGATCTTCGAGCCGTACTTGCCGCGGTCGACAGGATTCGGACCCGTCGGTTCCCCCTTTTCAGGGCCCGCATGTTCACGGAGTCGATCGCGCAGCGCGACCAGTCCGGCTCTCCGCGAGAGCCGAGCTCGTCGAGTACCAGGCGGTGCAGCTTCGCCCATACCCGGGCCTTCGACCACTCGGCGAATCGCCGGTGGGCCGTCGCTCCCGAGGGCCCGAACGACGCAGACGGCAACTGCTGCCACGTGCAGCCCGACGTGGCCACGAACACGATCGCGGCCAGCACTTCCCGGTCGCCGTGACGGCGCCGGCCGCCACCCTGCGGACGAGTCGGCGCCTCCGGCACCACCCGCTGGAACAACTCCCACAACTCATCCGGCTCTACCTTCTTCCTGGGTCTGCCCCAGCCACTCGTAGGGTTGTGGCGCCCAGGGGAGCCGGGTGTGGCTCTCATCCGGCTGCCGCGCATGGCTTTTGGTGCTTGGCCGCCCGACTCCCCACGACGACTCGGCCGCCGATTGGGAAATGCGAACAGGTCGCTGTGTAGAGCAATGCCGGCGAGGTCGTCCGTGGTACGCACTGCACGCACGACGAGCTGGAGCACGATGAGCCGGATATGGGCCGGGACCGACTGCGGCAAGACCCACCACCACTGCCTGGTCCTGGACAGTGAAGGCGACACGCTGCTGTCGCGACGGGTGGCCAACGACGAGCCGGAGCTGCTGAAGCTCCTCGGTGACGTCCTGGACCTTGCCGACGGCCGTGCCGTCACCTGGGCCCTGGACATGACCGGCGGCGAGCCAGCGCTACTGATCGCGCTACTGGTCAACCACGGCCAGGAGCTGGTTTATATCCCCGGCATCGCGGTCAACCGGGCCTCGGACAGCTATCGAGGCCAGGGCAAGACCGACGCCCGGGACGCCCGCGTCATCGCCGATCAGGCCC
Above is a genomic segment from Streptomyces fodineus containing:
- a CDS encoding IS5 family transposase (programmed frameshift), which translates into the protein MRATPGSPGRHNPTSGWGRPRKKVEPDELWELFQRVVPEAPTRPQGGGRRRHGDREVLAAIVFVATSGCTWQQLPSASFGPSGATAHRRFAEWSKARVWAKLHRLVLDELGSRGEPDWSRCAIDSVNMRALKKGEPTGPNPVDRGKYGSKIHLITERTGLPLSVGISGANLHDSQALEPLVRGIPPIRSRRGPRRRRPAKLHADKGYDYNHLRRWLRTRGIRHRIARKGIESSERLGRHRWTIERTMAWLAGYRRLHRRYERKASHFLAFTSIACTLICYHRLTK